The Limnospira fusiformis SAG 85.79 genomic interval GTTGGGTGTATTCGTGTTTGAGTTTCTGATAATCTGGGTTATGCCACCATTGCTGCGTATCTGTGAAACTAGAAGCAATAATGGTGGCTTGTCCGTGGGGGGCGCGTCCGTCCCCTGGGTGGCTGACGGAAACAAATAGGGAATTGTTTTCGCCAATGGGTCGGTTATAGTCGTAAAGAAATTGGAGATGGGGGGGGCATTCGGGGGGAATGGCTGACTGATCAACTCCTAAATAAATGACGAAAGCCCCAGAAGCTGGGGGGAGTTTATTAATACGGTGGTGGTAAATGCGATCGAGGGGATTGGTGGAAATGTGGTTTTCCCAAGCTAATAGCTTAACTATGTTCTGAACTGTGACGTTAGCAACTACTAGATCGGTGGTTTCTCGCCACACTTTCCCGGTTTTTTGATCGCGAATTTTGACCGCTACGACTTGACGGTTTTCGGTTTCGATCGCTTCTACGGTATGACCCATTAATAGGGTTCCTCCGTCCCGTTTCAGGCTGGCTACTAGGCGATCGCTTAATACTTGCATACTCCCCTGTAAATGATAGAGTCCTTGGGGTGATTGGGATACTCCCAACGCTGTGGCTGCATACAGTAATGCCGTTTCATCGGCGTTCACCTGGGAGTATAATTTTAATTGTAAATCCAGAAAGGTTTTCAGACGGCGATCGTTGTCTATTCCATAGATCCGCAATAGATCCCCTACCGTCAATAGGGTAAAAGGTAGGGTAATCATGGTATCGAGACGCAAGGCTTTCACCAGTTGCACTAAATCCCACCAATTCCGAGGAGGTAAAATCGGATCGCGACTTTGAAACCGCCAACTAGCTTCAAATAGAGTTCCCATTAATTGCCAAAACTTTTCACTCCCTGGGAACTGTTCTTGTCGTTCCTGCTGCCATTTTTCTGGGTCTCGCCAAACTCGAATCGGCTGGGTTTCTCCGGGTAAAAATACCGCACAAGCAGGGTCGCAGAAGGTGGCGGCTGGTAAGTCTATTTCTAATTCCGAGAAAATCCGATGATGAATGCCGCCGGGTTCTAAACCAGCCACTTGGGTCGCCCCTACATCAAAGGTAAAACCTTTACGTTTAAACGTGGAAGCACAGCCGCCCGGAACTATGGCTTGGTCGAGGACTAACACGGAATATCCTCGATGAGCCAGTAGTGCGGCGGTGGTTAATCCGCCTATACCAGCACCAATTACAATTACCCTATTTGGACGGGGAAGGTTATCAATTTCTTTCATTAATTATTAGGTGGGAATGCTGGTTTTGGATTATAGCAAATTTTGGGGAATCTTAACTACCTATTTTGGCTCTGTATTGTGTTAAAATCTAATCGGGCGGGTGGTGAGTAGGTTTGTCAAACTATCCCGGTTTCCAGTTCACCGAGACTGAAGTTATAATCGTATTGGGGAAGGGTAAGGGTGAGGGTCGGAGGAGTAGGGACCAGTAGGGACGAGTAGGGGGGTGATCAAAAAATTGATACCTAAGCGACTTTTCAAGTTGACCTAGCTGCCCTACAATTCACAAGGAGCCTAAATGCTGTAGCAACCTGGTTGAGTCTGATTC includes:
- the crtD gene encoding C-3',4' desaturase CrtD is translated as MKEIDNLPRPNRVIVIGAGIGGLTTAALLAHRGYSVLVLDQAIVPGGCASTFKRKGFTFDVGATQVAGLEPGGIHHRIFSELEIDLPAATFCDPACAVFLPGETQPIRVWRDPEKWQQERQEQFPGSEKFWQLMGTLFEASWRFQSRDPILPPRNWWDLVQLVKALRLDTMITLPFTLLTVGDLLRIYGIDNDRRLKTFLDLQLKLYSQVNADETALLYAATALGVSQSPQGLYHLQGSMQVLSDRLVASLKRDGGTLLMGHTVEAIETENRQVVAVKIRDQKTGKVWRETTDLVVANVTVQNIVKLLAWENHISTNPLDRIYHHRINKLPPASGAFVIYLGVDQSAIPPECPPHLQFLYDYNRPIGENNSLFVSVSHPGDGRAPHGQATIIASSFTDTQQWWHNPDYQKLKHEYTQQAINRLSSYFQLTPETIIYSCAATPRTFARYTARDQGVVGGVGQRISTFGPFGFSNRTPINGLWLVGDCTHPGEGTAGVSYSALTVVRQLENQFTPPKHEGGAV